A genomic window from Fusarium verticillioides 7600 chromosome 5, whole genome shotgun sequence includes:
- a CDS encoding eukaryotic translation initiation factor 3 subunit C, producing MSRFFRGGDDSSSDSSSDEEELYSEEEEEEEQQQDSQEDSSEADSDDSSSDDEGGRGINKFLKDASSDSEDSDDEVRAKVKSAKDKRLDELESSIKQIENGQKNGDWTLISAEYEKLNRQVAKLPGSRPPKPYIRILAELEDFMNESLAKQKVTPKKMNAIQARSLNAVKQKVKKTNKEYQTQIDAYRADKDAFMESSDNEPVAPAPKPKKVSLQVDAAPTEEGDDDGFATVGKGGRTLQYTPESIFKHLRTIMESRGKKNTDRTEQIKTMEKLHEIANTPYQKIRVLLTLVSTRFDVGSGGAAAMSVEHWKAAEKELSSLLQVLEDNHDYVVVENAEEWDDDEKPPTLQEDEKHIKVPGSIVSYIERLDDELVRSLQSIDPHTSEYIERLQDEGALYNIIFRGLLYYEYLRKDDSLEIPQDSVNRIVMRRLEHVYFKPAQVVKTFEENCWKVVGETVESVITPRDQAQNAGNLVNVLCNYLFSNSDGIIRARAMLCQVYFLALHGEYYKARDMMLMSHLQENIPNFDVQSQILYNRTLVQVGLCAFRKGLVYEAQNTLQEICGSGRQKELLAQGVMMQRYNQVSPEQERLEKQRQLPFHMHINLELLECVYLTCSMLLEIPLLAQTGSSPDVKKRVISKTYRRMLEYHERQIFTGPPENTRDHVMQASKALAAGEWKKSIDFIHSIKIWDLMPSAEEIKTMLSKQIQEEGLRTYLFTYAPFYDTLSIETLSAMFELDSTKVAAVISKMISHEELAASLDQVTSTVIFRKGVELSRLQSLALALSDKASALIESNERTLEQKTQGTSNAFERQGGRGRGGQRRGGGQGRGGARAGGNTQRQAGGTQFTGGALGAAVRG from the exons ATGTCTCGATTTTTCCGCGGCGGCGACGACAGCTCTAGCGACAGCtccagcgacgaggaggagctcTACtccgaggaggaggaggaggaggagcagcagcaagactcCCAGGAGGATTCTTCCGAGGCCGATAGCGACGACTCCAGCAGCGATGACGAGGGCGGCCGAGGAATCAACAAGTTCTTGAAGGACGCATCCTCCGATAGCGAAGacagcgacgatgaagtACGAGCCAAAGTCAAGTCCGCCAAGGACAAGCGGCTGGATGAGTTAGAATCTTCCATCAAGCAAATCGAGAACGGCCAAAAGAACGGCGACTGGACACTCATCTCTGCCG AAtatgagaagctcaaccgCCAGGTCGCTAAGCTGCCCGGCAGCAGACCCCCCAAGCCTTACATCCGTATCCTTGCCGAGCTAGAGGATTTTATGAATGAATCTCTTGCTAAGCAGAAGGTTAcacccaagaagatgaacgcCATCCAAGCCCGATCTCTCAACGCCGTCAAgcaaaaggtcaagaagaccaacaAGGAATACCAGACCCAGATCGATGCCTACCGAGCGGACAAGGATGCTTTCATGGAGTCTTCGGACAACGAGCCCGTTGCCCCTGCTCCTAAGCCCAAGAAGGTTTCTCTCCAGGTCGACGCTGCTCCCACTGAGGAGGGCGACGACGATGGTTTCGCTACTGTTGGCAAGGGTGGACGCACACTCCAGTACACCCCCGagagcatcttcaagcacCTGCGAACCATCATGGAGTCTcgaggaaagaagaacaccGACCGAACAGAGCAGATCAAGACTATGGAGAAGCTCCACGAGATCGCCAACACACCCTACCAAAAGATCCGTGTTCTCCTTACCCTGGTTTCTACTCGCTTCGATGTTGGCTCTGGcggcgctgctgccatgTCTGTCGAGCACTGGAAGgccgccgagaaggagctctcaagccttcttcaagtcctcgAGGACAACCACGACTATGTTGTTGTCGAGAACGCTGAGGAGTgggacgacgatgagaagcCCCCTACCCTGcaggaggatgagaagcacATCAAGGTCCCTGGCAGCATTGTCTCTTACATCGAGCGTCTTGATGACGAGCTCGTCCGTTCCCTCCAGAGCATCGACCCTCACACTTCCGAGTACATCGAGCGACTGCAAGACGAGGGTGCTCTctacaacatcatcttccgtGGCCTCCTCTACTACGAGTACCTCCGAAAGGACGACTCTCTTGAGATCCCCCAAGATAGCGTGAACCGAATTGTTATGCGCCGTCTGGAACACGTCTACTTCAAG CCCGCCCAAGTTGTTAAGACCTTCGAGGAGAACTGCTGGAAggttgttggcgagaccGTCGAGTCTGTCATCACTCCCCGTGACCAAGCCCAGAACGCTGGCAACCTCGTCAATGTTCTCTGCAACTACCTGTTCAGCAACAGTGACGGTATTATCCGTGCCCGAGCTATGTTGTGCCAGGTCTActtcctcgccctccacGGCGAGTACTACAAGGCTCGTGatatgatgttgatgtcccATCTCCAGGAGAACATCCCCAACTTTGATGTGCAGAGCCAAATCCTTTACAACCGTACTCTGGTGCAAGTTGGTCTCTGTGCTTTCCGCAAGGGTCTCGTTTACGAGGCTCAGAACACTCTCCAGGAGATTTGCGGCAGTGGTCGCCAGAAGGAGCTGCTCGCTCAGGGTGTCATGATGCAGCGATACAACCAAGTGTCTCCTGAGCAGGAGcgccttgagaagcaacgACAACTGCCATTCCACATGcacatcaacctcgagctcctcgagtGTGTGTACTTGACATGCAGCATGCTCCTCGAGATTCCTCTGCTGGCCCAGACTGGATCATCTCCTGATGTCAAGAAGCGAGTGATCAGCAAGACCTATCGCCGCATGTTGGAGTACCATGAGCGACAAATTTTCACTGGTCCTCCTGAGAACACCCGTGACCACGTGATGCAAGCGTCCAAGGCcttggctgctggtgagTGGAAGAAGTCGATTGACTTCATCCacagcatcaagatctgggactTGATGCCCAGCGCcgaggagatcaagaccaTGCTCTCCAAGCAGATCCAGGAGGAGGGTCTGCGAACCTACCTCTTCACCTACGCCCCCTTCTACGACACCCTCTCCATCGAGACCCTCAGCGCCATGTTCGAGCTTGACTCGACCAAGGTTGCGGCAGTGATCAGCAAGATGATCAGCCACGAGGAGCTCGCTGCCTCTCTGGACCAAGTCACATCCACCGTCATCTTCCGCAAGGGTGTCGAGCTCAGCCGTCTCCAATCGCTTGCTCTCGCCCTATCAGACAAGGCCAGCGCGCTCATCGAGAGCAACGAGCGAACACTGGAGCAAAAGACACAGGGAACATCAAATGCATTCGAGAGacaaggaggccgaggccgaggaggacaGAGACGGGGTGGTGGACAGGGCCGAGGAGGAGCGCGAGCAGGTGGCAACACACAGCGACAAGCTGGTGGAACACAGTTCACGGGTGGTGCGCTGGGAGCGGCTGTCCGGGGTTAA
- a CDS encoding 40S ribosomal protein S14 (At least one base has a quality score < 10), whose amino-acid sequence MAPKKTTTRAPQENISLGPSVRDGELVFGVARIFASFNDTFVHVTDLSGRETITRVTGGMKVKADRDESSPYAAMLAAQDVAARCKELGINALHIKIRATGGNGTKTPGPGAQSALRALARAGMKIGRIEDVTPTPSDSTRRKGGRRGRRL is encoded by the exons ATGGCTCCCAAGAAGACCACCACCCGCGCTCCCCAGGAGAACATCTCCCTCGGACCCTCCGTTCGCGATG GCGAGCTGGTCTTCGGCGTTGCCCGTATCTTCGCCTCCTTCAACGATACCTTCGTCCACGTCACCGATCTGAG TGGCCGTGAGACCATCACCCGTGTCACTGGTGGTATGAAGGTCAAGGCCGACCGTGACGAGTCCTCCCCCTACGCTGCCATGTTGGCTGCCCAGGACGTCGCTGCCCGCTGCAAGGAGCTTGGCATCAACGCTCTTCACATCAAGATCCGTGCCACTGGTG GTAACGGTACCAAGACCCCCGGTCCCGGTGCCCAGTCCGCTCTCCGTGCCCTCGCCCGTGCTGGCATGAAGATCGGCCGAATTGAGGACGTTACCCCTACTCCCTCCGACTCTACCCGCAGAAAGGGTGGTCGCCGTGGTCGTCGTCTCTAA
- a CDS encoding 60S ribosomal protein L7, which yields MGATVPTNDQILVPETLLKKRKSQEKARAERTDAIEKKKAANKEKRQVIFKRAEKYVQEYRDAEREKIRLHRVAKAEDSAFVPAEAKLIFVVRIKGINKMPPKPRKILQLLRLLQINNGVFVKVTKAITEMLKVVEPWIAYGYPNLKTVKELVYKRGYGKVNKQRVALTDNAIVEENLGKYGIVCVEDLIHEIYTVGPNFKQASNFLWPFKLSNPTGGFRPRKFKHFIEGGDLGNREEAINALVRQMN from the exons ATGGGTGCTAC CGTTCCTACCAACGACCAGATCCTGGTCCCCGAGacccttctcaagaagcgcaagtctCAGGAGAAGGCCCGCGCTGAGCGCACCGAcgccattgagaagaagaaggct gccaacaaggagaagcgTCAGGTCATCTTCAAGCGTGCTGAGAAGTACGTCCAGGAGTACCGCGATGCTGAGCGTGAGAAGATCCGTCTTCACCGCGTCGCTAAGGCCGAGGACTCTGCTTTCGTCCCTGCCGAGGCTAAGCTGATCTTCGTCGTCCGCATCAAGGGTATCAACAAGATGCCCCCCAAGCCCcgcaagatcctccagctcctccgTCTCCTTCAGATCAACAACGGTGTCTTCGTCAAGGTCACAAAGGCCATCActgagatgctcaaggtcgtcgaGCCCTGGATCGCTTACGGTTACCCCAACCTGAAGACCGTCAAGGAGCTCGTCTACAAGCGCGGTTACGGAAAGGTCAACAAGCAGCGTGTTGCTCTCACCGACAACGCCATCGTTGAGGAGAACCTCGGCAAGTACGGCATTGTCTgtgttgaggatctcatccACGAGATCTACACCGTCGGGCCCAACTTCAAGCAGGCCTCCAACTTCCTCTGGCCCTTCAAGCTCTCTAACCCCACCGGTGGCTTCCGCCCCCGCAAGTTCAAGCACTTCATCGAGGGTGGTGACCTTGGCAACCGCGAGGAGGCTATCAACGCTCTCGTCCGCCAGATGAACTAA
- a CDS encoding tryptophanyl-tRNA synthetase has protein sequence MGKVPAHSELMWILSCTASVGYLSRMTQWKSKLNISDKSNMNDKAASNLKLGLFSYPVLQAADILVHRATHVPVGEDQRQHLEFARECVTNFNATYGNHLVPPQTTTSPVQRVMSLQNPTEKMSKSSKSPKSRISIIDSPEEIKAKIKAATTDSIPGINYNREERPGISNLLDIMAIFDPEGRKAQELGEQYSDLSPKQLKEMVSDAVIGGLDGIRDRYAELLDKGDKYLDSIEAIGAEKARKSAEETMQVVREAVGL, from the exons ATGGGAAAGGTGCCCGCTCACTCAGAACTCATGTGGATTCTCAGTTGTACAGCATCAGTGGGATATTTATCAAGAATGACACAGTGGAAG AGCAAACTAAACATTAGTGACAAGTCGAACATGAACGATAAAGCAGCCAGCAACCTTAAACTCGGTCTGTTTTCATATCCCGTTCTTCAAGCCGCCGATATTCTTGTGCACAG AGCAACTCATGTTCCCGTTGGTGAAGATCAGAGACAACATCTCGAGTTTGCGCGAGAGTGTGTCACAAACTTCAACGCAACTTACGGGAACCATCTAGTACCCCCCCAAACTACCACCT CTCCTGTGCAACGGGTAATGTCTCTCCAGAACCCAACAGAGAAAATGTCAAAGTCCAGCAAGTCACCGAAATCACGaatcagcatcatcgactcGCCtgaagagatcaaggccaaaatCAAAGCTGCAACAACAGACTCCATCCCGGGGATAAATTACAACAGAGAAGAACGACCTGGAATCTCGAATCTGCTTGATATCATGGCCATTTTCGATCCAGAGGGGAGAAAGGCccaagagcttggagagcagTATAGCGATCTTTCacccaagcagctcaaggagatggtCAGTGATGCTGTCATTGGTGGGTTAGATGGTATTCGTGATCGGTATGCCGAGCTGCTGGATAAGGGGGATAAGTACCTTGATTCGATCGAGGCAATTGGTGCTGAAAAGGCACGGAAGAGTGCTGAGGAAACCATGCAGGTTGTCCGAGAGGCTGTTGGGCTATAA
- a CDS encoding tryptophanyl-tRNA synthetase gives MLKSAITKPRVIFSGIQPTGIPHLGNYAGALRQWVKLQEKHKEDKLIYSIVDLHAITTPQPADVLRKSKREALAALLAIGIDPENVALFYQSSVPAHSELMWILSCTASVGYLSRMTQWKSKLNISDKSNMNDKAASNLKLGLFSYPVLQAADILVHRATHVPVGEDQRQHLEFARECVTNFNATYGNHLVPPQTTTSPVQRVMSLQNPTEKMSKSSKSPKSRISIIDSPEEIKAKIKAATTDSIPGINYNREERPGISNLLDIMAIFDPEGRKAQELGEQYSDLSPKQLKEMVSDAVIGGLDGIRDRYAELLDKGDKYLDSIEAIGAEKARKSAEETMQVVREAVGL, from the exons ATGTTAAAATCAGCAATCACCAAACCTCGAGTGATTTTCTCGGGCATTCAACCAACGGGCATACCTCACCTCGGAAATTATGCCGGCGCACTTCGACAATGGGTTAAGCTACAAGAAAAGCATAAAGAAGACAAGCTTATCTACTCTATCGTGGATCTCCACGCTATAACGACACCCCAGCCGGCGGATGTGCTAAGGAAAAGCAAGAGGGAGGCATTGGCTGCCTTGTTGGCAATTGGCATTGATCCTGAGAATGTTGCTCTGTTCTATCAGTCTTCT GTGCCCGCTCACTCAGAACTCATGTGGATTCTCAGTTGTACAGCATCAGTGGGATATTTATCAAGAATGACACAGTGGAAG AGCAAACTAAACATTAGTGACAAGTCGAACATGAACGATAAAGCAGCCAGCAACCTTAAACTCGGTCTGTTTTCATATCCCGTTCTTCAAGCCGCCGATATTCTTGTGCACAG AGCAACTCATGTTCCCGTTGGTGAAGATCAGAGACAACATCTCGAGTTTGCGCGAGAGTGTGTCACAAACTTCAACGCAACTTACGGGAACCATCTAGTACCCCCCCAAACTACCACCT CTCCTGTGCAACGGGTAATGTCTCTCCAGAACCCAACAGAGAAAATGTCAAAGTCCAGCAAGTCACCGAAATCACGaatcagcatcatcgactcGCCtgaagagatcaaggccaaaatCAAAGCTGCAACAACAGACTCCATCCCGGGGATAAATTACAACAGAGAAGAACGACCTGGAATCTCGAATCTGCTTGATATCATGGCCATTTTCGATCCAGAGGGGAGAAAGGCccaagagcttggagagcagTATAGCGATCTTTCacccaagcagctcaaggagatggtCAGTGATGCTGTCATTGGTGGGTTAGATGGTATTCGTGATCGGTATGCCGAGCTGCTGGATAAGGGGGATAAGTACCTTGATTCGATCGAGGCAATTGGTGCTGAAAAGGCACGGAAGAGTGCTGAGGAAACCATGCAGGTTGTCCGAGAGGCTGTTGGGCTATAA
- a CDS encoding 40S ribosomal protein S14, producing MRSWTNEIVSTGELVFGVARIFASFNDTFVHVTDLSGRETITRVTGGMKVKADRDESSPYAAMLAAQDVAARCKELGINALHIKIRATGGNGTKTPGPGAQSALRALARAGMKIGRIEDVTPTPSDSTRRKGGRRGRRL from the exons atgagatcaTGGACTAACGAAATTGTTTCAACAGGCGAGCTGGTCTTCGGCGTTGCCCGTATCTTCGCCTCCTTCAACGATACCTTCGTCCACGTCACCGATCTGAG TGGCCGTGAGACCATCACCCGTGTCACTGGTGGTATGAAGGTCAAGGCCGACCGTGACGAGTCCTCCCCCTACGCTGCCATGTTGGCTGCCCAGGACGTCGCTGCCCGCTGCAAGGAGCTTGGCATCAACGCTCTTCACATCAAGATCCGTGCCACTGGTG GTAACGGTACCAAGACCCCCGGTCCCGGTGCCCAGTCCGCTCTCCGTGCCCTCGCCCGTGCTGGCATGAAGATCGGCCGAATTGAGGACGTTACCCCTACTCCCTCCGACTCTACCCGCAGAAAGGGTGGTCGCCGTGGTCGTCGTCTCTAA
- a CDS encoding DNA excision repair protein ERCC-6, whose translation MASEDEASDNREINKAALLDRMVAAAQQSASQDEEVKEEQPNTEGLNEEDALRNLTGTVRDQNDLERDITLQANAALNEAEDKKDQTRIEKLEATKHRLQLQLDKEKKRLEKVAHSNVYQTRNIQKEIAKLDEEIRQVSNDISDFQARIKKRHEESSVDDSNKSKSTRLPGESHRDFLIRTGKITPFAKIGGPRPAGIQGQLADTILDAEEEAAAEQLGGELEGPASHQRLRRPGFADELDSEPEPPQPAPAVESEFSLRPRKKRRMQKERSPSADFEPEASGSESHDDDVWKQGNEDDLIREQRRQNKAKAKAADQEQIDLSKIDDGNEAHFKARLNDWVTRRSRARRARKQAVDVSGDAGESDEEEEEWFKPAPDFPDYSFGDDLKLPGDIHPSLFGYQKTGVQWLAELYKQNVGGIIGDEMGLGKTVQLIAFIAALHYSKKLRRPVIVVAPATLLRQWVSEFHRWWPPLRVSILHASGSGMMNPKFEDEYDLDHYQPLATKSEKAAQRIVNGVVKSGHVLVTTYTGLQTYAETLLPVQWDYAVLDEGHKIRNPNAEITVTCKELSTPNRVILSGTPVQNNLTELWSLFDFIYPMRLGTLVNFRAQFEIPIRQGGYANASNLQVMTAEKCAEALKETIGEYLLQRLKVDVAADLPEKTEQVLFCKLTDGQHKAYETFIKSDEVSAILNRRRQSLYGIDILRKICNHPDLLDKTLAKKAGYDFGNPKLSAKLQLTKDLLQKVMIPNGHKTLLFSQGKQMLNIIEKCISECGISYVRMDGETPVDQRQPMIDRFNESPDIHVFLMTTRTGGLGTNLTGADRIIIFDPDWNPSTDLQARERAWRLGQKKPVKIYRLMTEGTIEEKIYHRQIFKQFMTNKVLKDPKQRSSYDLSDLYDLFSYNTGEDASANRSELFKKAEVELATGDGEQGQRSESAQNVAGGTDVESKELRQMGLVAAMEDFREDKSVQDEKRMLDGIFAKSVNNAYDHEAIVNGPQKAKADMSVLQQEANMVARQAAAHLRQAGAEARRVPIGTVTWTGEVGQAGRPGANRRRGGPSSAAIMSNLADRQGLDTGSGGSSRSGTPGADKNLKSKDFVAMIKTFINRHNGRVPSKMLVDHFNPYCPGKKQSDEFKSALDKVAVLNKTGGAGRGIWTLKPGVK comes from the coding sequence ATGGCATCTGAAGATGAGGCCTCAGATAATCGAGAGATCAACAAAGCAGCACTTCTTGATCGAATGGTTGCCGCTGCACAGCAAAGcgcatctcaagatgaagaagtcaaagaagagcaGCCCAACACCGAAGGTCTcaacgaagaagatgctctgCGCAATTTGACTGGCACCGTAAGAGATCAGAATGACCTGGAACGCGACATCACACTCCAAGCCAATGCCGCACTCAACGAAgctgaggacaagaaggatcaAACCCGCATCGAAAAGTTGGAAGCCACCAAGCAtcggcttcagcttcaactggacaaagagaagaagcgccTAGAGAAAGTTGCCCACAGCAATGTCTACCAAACTCGAAACATCCAGAAGGAAATCGCAAAACTCGATGAAGAAATCAGACAAGTGAGCAATGACATATCTGATTTCCAGGCACGAATAAAGAAGCGCCATGAAGAAAGCTCTGTGGACGATTCGAACAAGTCCAAATCTACTAGGCTTCCTGGTGAAAGCCACCGTGACTTTCTGATTCGAACTGGAAAGATCACACCCTTTGCCAAGATTGGAGGACCACGACCTGCAGGAATTCAAGGCCAACTTGCCGATACGATTCTGGAtgcggaagaagaggcagcaGCCGAACAGCTCGgaggagagcttgaagggCCTGCTTCGCATCAACGACTTCGCAGACCTGGAtttgctgatgagcttgactcGGAACCCGAACCCCCTCAACCAGCACCAGCTGTTGAGAGTGAGTTCTCGTTAAGGCCAAGGAAAAAACGTCGCATGCAAAAGGAGCGTAGCCCGTCTGCGGATTTTGAACCCGAAGCATCCGGTTCTGAATCTCACGACGATGATGTCTGGAAGCAAGGGAACGAGGATGATCTAATTAGAGAGCAACGCCGTCAGAACAAAGCCAAGGCTAAGGCTGCCGATCAGGAGCAGATCGATCTTAGTAAGATCGATGATGGTAATGAAGCCCATTTCAAGGCCCGCTTGAACGACTGGGTGACTCGAAGAAGTCGTGCACGGAGGGCTCGGAAGCAAGCAGTCGACGTgtctggtgatgctggagagagcgatgaggaagaagaagaatggttcAAACCGGCTCCCGACTTTCCCGACTACAGCTTTGGTGACGATCTGAAACTGCCTGGAGATATTCACCCGTCGCTCTTCGGATACCAAAAGACAGGCGTACAATGGCTTGCCGAACTTTATAAGCAGAACGTTGGGGGCAtcattggtgatgagatgggtctGGGAAAGACTGTACAGCTTATTGCCTTCATCGCGGCTCTCCACTACAGCAAAAAACTACGCCGTCCTGTCATTGTTGTTGCGCCTGCTACACTTCTGCGACAATGGGTGAGTGAATTTCACCGCTGGTGGCCACCACTTCGCGTGTCCATTTTGCACGCTTCTGGTAGTGGTATGATGAATCCCAAGTTCGAAGACGAGTATGATCTGGATCATTACCAGCCATTAGCCACCAAGTCAGAAAAGGCTGCTCAAAGAATCGTCAACGGAGTCGTCAAGAGTGGGCATGTCTTGGTAACGACGTACACTGGTCTTCAGACATACGCCGAGACTTTGCTGCCAGTTCAATGGGACTATGCAGTTCTGGACGAAGGACACAAAATTCGCAACCCAAACGCCGAAATTACTGTTACTTGCAAAGAACTCAGCACACCGAACCGAGTTATCCTCTCGGGAACACCGGTCCAGAACAACTTGACCGAACTGTGGTCACTCTTCGATTTTATTTATCCTATGCGGTTGGGAACCCTCGTCAATTTCAGAGCTCAATTCGAGATCCCGATCCGTCAAGGTGGTTATGCCAACGCATCTAATCTGCAGGTCATGACAGCAGAGAAATGTGCAGAAGCATTGAAAGAAACAATTGGAGAATATCTACTTCAGCGTTTGAAAGTCGATGTCGCGGCGGATCTCCCGGAAAAGACAGAGCAAGTGTTGTTTTGCAAATTGACTGATGGCCAGCATAAGGCGTATGAGACTTTCATCAAATCGGATGAGGtctcggccatcttgaatcGAAGGCGGCAATCACTTTACGGCATTGACATATTGCGCAAGATCTGTAACCACCCAGATCTGCTCGACAAGACTCTAGCAAAGAAAGCTGGCTACGATTTTGGGAACCCCAAGCTATCTGCCAAATTGCAGCTCACAAAGGATCTACTACAAAAGGTCATGATCCCTAATGGACACAAgacgctcctcttctcacaaGGTAAACAAATGTTGAACATTATCGAGAAATGTATCAGCGAATGTGGAATCTCTTACGTGCGAATGGATGGAGAGACACCCGTCGACCAACGCCAGCCAATGATCGACAGATTCAATGAAAGCCCGGATATTCATGTGTTCCTCATGACAACTCGGACCGGAGGATTGGGAACAAATCTCACTGGTGCTGATCgtatcatcatctttgacccTGACTGGAACCCTTCAACAGATCTCCAAGCTCGAGAAAGAGCATGGAGACTCGGCCAGAAGAAACCGGTAAAAATCTACAGACTGATGACAGAAGGGACCATCGAAGAGAAGATATATCATCGCCAAATTTTCAAGCAGTTCATGACGAACAAAGTTCTGAAGGATCCAAAGCAGCGCAGCAGTTATGATCTGTCAGACCTCTACGACCTCTTCAGTTACAACACAGGGGAAGACGCGAGTGCCAATCGAAgtgagctcttcaagaaggccgaAGTTGAACTTGCTACAGGAGATGGCGAACAGGGGCAAAGGTCAGAATCAGCTCAGAATGTGGCAGGCGGAACAGATGTGGAGAGCAAAGAGCTCCGACAGATGGGTCTGGTAGCTGCTATGGAAGACTTTCGAGAAGACAAGTCTGTCCAAGACGAGAAGCGCATGTTGGATGGTATCTTTGCTAAGTCAGTCAACAATGCCTACGACCACGAGGCTATTGTGAATGGGCCCCAGAAAGCAAAGGCGGACATGTCTGTTCTgcaacaagaagccaacaTGGTAGCCCGTCAAGCTGCAGCACACCTCCGCCAAGCTGGCGCAGAGGCGCGAAGAGTTCCCATAGGCACTGTTACATGGACTGGTGAGGTGGGGCAGGCTGGCCGTCCTGGGGCTAACCGTCGCCGTGGAGGACCGAGCTCAGCAGCCATCATGAGTAACTTGGCAGACCGCCAGGGTCTTGATACAGGGAGTGGGGGAAGTTCTCGTTCAGGAACTCCTGGTGCAGACAAGAATCTAAAGTCTAAAGACTTTGTGGCCATGATCAAAACATTCATTAACCGCCACAATGGTCGAGTCCCCAGCAAGATGCTGGTAGACCACTTCAACCCCTACTGCCCagggaagaagcagagcgaCGAGTTCAAATCTGCTCTAGACAAGGTTGCAGTATTAAACAAAACCGGAGGTGCCGGTAGAGGAATCTGGACACTCAAGCCAGGTGTAAAATAA
- a CDS encoding 30S ribosomal protein S10, mitochondrial — protein MMRQSIRPLRAFSSEVSWIARRTQASLAKPEDLVPNRVEESQTEKAPERRYPRSLQALHLKPLKREAEHGIPSCDLQLRSYSVQPLEFFSDFALRAAYYLGLPAYGPVPLPRITERWTVPRDNFIFKKSQENFERKTLRRLIQIRDGNPETVQLWLAYLRKHQLYGVGMKANMWEFSELSVGKKMDALPEAEKGEIDAKWSHLGQTKTIGTVEKVEELLNQRRFREAAGLRAPPTTSV, from the exons ATGATGCGCCAAAGTATTAGACCCTTGCGGGCTTTCTCG TCCGAGGTGTCATGGATTGCCCGCCGAACACAGGCCTCACT GGCCAAACCAGAAGATCTGGTCCCAAATAGAGTGGAGGAGTCTCAAACAGAAAAGGCTCCTGAACGCCGATATCCTCGCTCCCTCCAAGCCCTACACCTCAAGCCTCTAAAGCGCGAGGCCGAGCACGGCATCCCCTCGTGCGACCTCCAGCTCCGATCATACAGCGTCCAACCCCTCGAATTCTTCTCCGACTTTGCCCTCCGCGCCGCCTACTACCTCGGCCTGCCCGCCTACGGCCCCGTGCCTCTCCCCCGCATCACAGAGCGCTGGACCGTCCCCCGAgacaacttcatcttcaagaagtcgCAAGAGAACTTTGAGCGAAAGACACTGCGACGACTTATCCAGATCCGCGACGGTAACCCCGAGACGGTGCAGCTGTGGCTCGCATACCTGCGCAAGCACCAGCTCTACGGCGTAGGAATGAAGGCCAACATGTGGGAGTTTAGCGAGCTGAGCGttgggaagaagatggatgcaCTGCCGGAGGCGGAGAAGggtgagattgatgccaaGTGGTCGCATCTTGGTCAAACAAAGACGATTGGCACGGtggaaaaggttgaggagttgcTTAACCAGCGGAGGTTCCGTGAGGCTGCTGGCCTGAGGGCTCCTCCTACGACGAGCGTGTAA